One Terriglobales bacterium genomic window, TCGGCAAAAAGCCGAGCTTAACCACAGAAGACACAGAGGAATTAGCAAATCAGACCGTTTGATCCTCTGTGCCCCTCTGTGTTCTCTGTGGTTAACCGGGGTTTATCGCTGGTCTATGGGCACGTAGCGATTGGGGTACTGCGGCCCCACGTACTCGGCGCGCGGTCGAATCAGGCGATTGTCGTCGAGCTGCTCGATGACGTGCGCGGTCCATCCGGCGATGCGCGATGTGGCGAAGATCGGCGTGAATAAATCGATGTCGAGACCTAATGCTGTGTAGGTAGATGCGGAATAGAAATCAACGTTGGCATTGAGCTTCTTTTCGGCATTGATGAACTTCTCGATCTTCCGCGACATATCGAACCACTTCGGATTGCCGCTTGATCGACCCAGGTCCTCCGACATTTTGCGCAGGTGCGTAGCCCGGGGATCTTCGGTCGTGTACACGCGGTGGCCGAAGCCAGGAATCTTCTTCCGATCGGCAAGCATGCTCTTCACATGATCGACCGGATCTTTGCCCGCTTTGTCGAGATTGAACAGCATGCGCATGACCTGCTCGTTGGCTCCTCCATGAAGCGGGCCCTTGAGAGCTCCGATCGCGCTGGTGATAGCGGAGTGCATGTCGGAGAGAGTGGCGGCAGTCACACGAGCGGCGAAGGTAGAGGCATTCAGTTCGTGATCAGCATGAAGAATAAGAGCTATGTCAAGGGCCTTTTCGGCGGTTGGAGAAGGCTTTTCACCGTTGAGCAGCAGTAGGAAGTTGGCGGCATGCGAGAGCTTCGGGTCAGGCGCAACGATCTTCTTGCCCTTGCGGATGCGATCGTAAATCGCAACAATCATCGCGATTTGTGAGGTCAGCGCGTATGACTTCCGTACGTTCGAGTCATGATCGACGGCTTTTTCGTCGGGATCGTAAAATGATAGCGCAGACACCGTTGTCCGCAGAACTTCCATCGGGGTTGCCGATTTCGGAAAGTTTCGCATCATGTCGATGATTTTGGGGTCCAGTACACGCGATTCAGCGAGTCGGTGTTTGAGGTGCTCCAGCTCTTCCCGTTTCGGGAGTTGACCAAACCACAGCAGGTAGCAAACTTCTTCGAATGTGGAATTGTCGGCGAGGTCGTGGATGTCGATGCCGCGATAAGCAAGAATGCCCTCATCGCCGTCAATGAAACAAATACTCGAATTCGCAGCTACGACTCCCTCTAGACCTTTTGTTGCTGGCGTGGTGGACATGGAAACCTCGAAGAGGCTCTCCACCCGAGCAGAACGCAAGCCACTGTCTCAGTGAGCCGCATCGTGAAGAGAGCAACCTTCTTTTATAAACGAAGTTTATAGACGCGGGCAAACTCAATGGAGCAGAGCGAACACGAAGGTCACGGAGGCAACCCCGAGGTCACAGAGGTTGTTTGTGACCTCGGGGTTCTTCCCTAAGCAGGCCAGATAGACAATGCCGTTTTGCTTAGAATCTGTTGTTTTGCTGCTTCGCTGATTGAAAGCGATCGAACGTCTTGTAGATTGCGCTCGATCTCGGGCACTCCGGGTCCGGGCCAGTCTGTCCCGAAGAGCGTCTTGCCTGCGATTTCTTCGAGTCGAGGGAAATACGTCAGCAGGCTCTTGGGAGGTATGCCGCTGATGTCGAGGAACACGTTTGGATGGCGCCGCACCAGGAAGAATGCAGTATTCATCCATAAGGGCCGCCCACCATGTGCCAGCAGGATTTTCAATTTGGGAAAATCGACGGCAACATCATCCACGTAGATGGGATCGCCGAACTTGTTCCTGGCTCCGGGAAAAATTGACGTTCCTGTGTGCACCATCACAGGAATGCCGTTCTCTTCGGCAATTCGATAGATGATCTCCAGTTCCTTGACTCCGTTCAGGTAGTCGTTCGGATAGAGCAACTGATGCGGCGGATGCACCTTAATCATGCGAATGCCAAGGCGGACGAGGTGCTCCATGTCGCGCTGCACGTTGGAAGTGTGCCGCGGGTGAACGCTGCCGCAGGGGATCAAACGCTTCGGATCCACCTCCACGTATTTCGCAATGAACTCGTTCACCTCCGGAGTGAAGCCAATCACTTCCGGCGCGACATAGTTGATCAGTGCGGCACGATCTATGCCGATGCGGTCGAGATACTGCAGAAACTTTTTTGGAGAACGGCAAAACTCGGTCACCTCATCGAAATTCGCGCGTTTCTTCTTCATCGCCGCCAGAGCTTCGGGCTTAAACATCTCAACAGGCTGGATGTGAACGTGGCAGTCGGTGATCATCGCAGCTAGAGTACAGGAACAGACGTTTGATGCGGACTTCGCTCAGTACACTTGATGCCTGAGGAAATAGTTTCTGAGCTTGGAGCT contains:
- a CDS encoding citrate synthase, coding for MSTTPATKGLEGVVAANSSICFIDGDEGILAYRGIDIHDLADNSTFEEVCYLLWFGQLPKREELEHLKHRLAESRVLDPKIIDMMRNFPKSATPMEVLRTTVSALSFYDPDEKAVDHDSNVRKSYALTSQIAMIVAIYDRIRKGKKIVAPDPKLSHAANFLLLLNGEKPSPTAEKALDIALILHADHELNASTFAARVTAATLSDMHSAITSAIGALKGPLHGGANEQVMRMLFNLDKAGKDPVDHVKSMLADRKKIPGFGHRVYTTEDPRATHLRKMSEDLGRSSGNPKWFDMSRKIEKFINAEKKLNANVDFYSASTYTALGLDIDLFTPIFATSRIAGWTAHVIEQLDDNRLIRPRAEYVGPQYPNRYVPIDQR
- a CDS encoding amidohydrolase family protein, translating into MITDCHVHIQPVEMFKPEALAAMKKKRANFDEVTEFCRSPKKFLQYLDRIGIDRAALINYVAPEVIGFTPEVNEFIAKYVEVDPKRLIPCGSVHPRHTSNVQRDMEHLVRLGIRMIKVHPPHQLLYPNDYLNGVKELEIIYRIAEENGIPVMVHTGTSIFPGARNKFGDPIYVDDVAVDFPKLKILLAHGGRPLWMNTAFFLVRRHPNVFLDISGIPPKSLLTYFPRLEEIAGKTLFGTDWPGPGVPEIERNLQDVRSLSISEAAKQQILSKTALSIWPA